In Rutidosis leptorrhynchoides isolate AG116_Rl617_1_P2 chromosome 2, CSIRO_AGI_Rlap_v1, whole genome shotgun sequence, one genomic interval encodes:
- the LOC139888653 gene encoding uncharacterized protein — protein sequence MRCFYGWRCRIPIFWGEVGQKEVGGTEVVLEMNQNIYVIRARLKAAQHRQKSFADKRSRLVDFNGGDMVMLKFLIVWSYPKSLRESITHSISYLRKCLADDSMWVPLNEINLNNKLVYVEEPIAIIDEKVKVIQNMKIRKYKVQ from the exons ATGAGATGCTTTTATGGGTGGCGATGCCGAATCCCGATTTTTTGGGGTGAGGTGGGTCAAAAAGAAGTTGGTGGTACCGAGGTGGTTCTTGAGATGAACCAAAATATTTACGTGATTCGTGCTCGTCTCAAAGCAGCACAACATCGACAAAAGTCATTTGCAGATAAGCGTAGTCGACTGGTTGATTTTAATggaggcgatatggtgatgcttaag TTTCTTATCGTatggagttacccgaagagcttaagAGAATCGATAACACATTCCATTTCctatcttcgcaagtgtcttgcggatgactcaatGTGGGTACCGTTGAATGAGATTAATCTAAATAACAAGCTAGTGTATgtggaagagccgattgctattattgatgaaaaggttaaagtgATTCAGAATATGAAGATTCGGAAATATAAGGTGCAATGA